In one window of Ruminococcus albus AD2013 DNA:
- a CDS encoding DUF5592 family protein encodes MGMIPKKTKSETKVFKGLTAQRFMGLFVIIMISSMIGSLIGGAMQWLFIACSIIVYFILTGKSLTNPSQSFARGLINFIRFKFDNNFFIGSSNHDYIEYQQTIKEKENEKSKRNKNKKHK; translated from the coding sequence ATGGGAATGATACCTAAAAAGACCAAGTCTGAAACAAAAGTATTCAAAGGTCTGACTGCACAGCGTTTTATGGGGCTTTTTGTCATAATCATGATATCATCAATGATAGGTTCCCTGATAGGTGGAGCGATGCAATGGCTTTTTATAGCTTGTTCTATAATCGTATACTTCATTCTGACCGGAAAATCACTTACTAATCCCTCTCAGTCTTTTGCACGCGGTCTAATAAACTTTATCCGATTTAAGTTTGACAACAACTTTTTTATTGGTTCTTCCAATCATGATTATATTGAATACCAGCAGACGATCAAGGAGAAAGAAAATGAAAAGTCTAAGAGAAATAAAAATAAAAAACATAAATAA